From the genome of uncultured Methanobacterium sp.:
TGTTACAGTCTCCAGGAGACTGCATTTTCCATGCTGGTGGAGGTAACTGAACGGGCACTGGCCCATTCTAAAAAATCTGAGGTTCTCCTGGTGGGTGGAGTGGCAGCCAACCAGCGTCTGAGACAGATGCTGGAAGTCATGACCCATGAACATTATGCTGATTTTTTTATGCCTGAAATGAGGTACTGTGGAGATAATGGGGCCATGAATGCCTGGCTTGGATTGTTAATGCACCAGAAGGGTTTAAAACACCAGCAAGGTAGAAAACATGACATTACTGACACTCATGTTATACAACGTTACCGCACTGACCAGGTGGATGTTCCCTGGATGGAAAAATCAACCCGGAAACTGGAACTCCCGGCAGAGATGGTGGCCAAAGGGGCAGAGGCCAATATCTACAGTGACCAGTACCTGGATGAAGATGTCCTGGTAAAAAAGAGGGTGGTTAAGGGCTACCGAATCAAGGAGATCGATACACACCTGCGCCGGAAGAGAATTAAAAATGAAGCTAAACTCCTGGGAGAAGCCAAGCGCTGCGGAGTGGTTACCCCCCTAATTTTTGATGTGGATTTAAATGAAAGTGCCCTTACCATGGAGAAAGTTAATGGAACCGAGGTTAAGGAGCTTTTCAGCGGGGAAAATTCCCTTGATTTATCCGAAATCAAGTCCATTTCCAGGATAATTGGTGAAAATGTGGCCAGACTCCATGATTGTGGCATAATACACGGGGACCTCACCACCAGCAACCTCATACTCAGTGAAAATAGGGATTCAGTGGTGTTCATTGATTTTGGTCTGGGTAAAATATCCCATCTGGTTGAAGATAAGGGAGTCGATCTTCTAGTGTTTAAAAAGGCCATTAACGGGATCCACCATGATATCAGCCAGGAATGTTTTGATTCCATAATCAAAGGATACGAAGGTGCCCAAGATTACCAGCAGATAGTGGCTAAAATTGAGGAAATAGAAGGTAGAGGACGTTATACTTAGACTGGAATTATATTCTATGACTGACTGGGACTATATTCTATGACTGAAATATATTATGATAAGTTATAAGTTATACCTAATAAGTTATAAGTTAATGGATGTTTGCAGTTATTTCTACAAGGAAATAAATCCATACTCCATCTGAAATATTAATTAAATCATTATTAATATTATTATTCTGCTTAAAATCGCCTGTGATTAATAATTTTTAGAATCCCAGTATTATAAAGCTTTATTATCGGAAAATATATGAGAACTTTCCAATAATATAATTATACGGTGATTCTATGGAAAAAGAGATACTTGCAGCCATTATGGCTTCGACCTCCGATGTGGATATGATGACCAATGATCGGATAGAAGCTCTGACAAAGGGGCATGGGATGTTGAATATTGCTGCAATATGTGCGGCAAATTCAATTGCAGAAGATGTTTTAAGGGGAACTGAGATAAAACTCACAGACCACAATGTTCAACAGTTACCAATAGATGACGTGCTAAAAAAGGCAATAGATGCATCCGAATTAGCAGGAGCAGACCCTGCTAACGCCGCCCTTATAAGTGCTACTTTATGTTATTTTGCCGGTACAAATGCTCAGGCAGGGGTGCCTGCAGGTAACAGGAAGTTAGGGGCAATGGCTAGGATAATTGCAGGAGTAGATCGTTGCGGGGTTATAGCTATACCCACAGCCAAAGTAAACAACAGAATATCAGGATATGCAGCAGTTAGAGCTGTTTACGATGATATTTTTGATAATAAGATAACAAAAATTGATGGAAGCATTATACCTATGGGTGTAGGAGGAGGGCCCTTATACGGCCATGGTGCACTGGGAGAAGACATAGCTTTTCCGGAATTAGCCAAGAACGGTGCAGCTGCAGGGACTAAAGGCATGTTAAAGGCCTATGCCAATGTAGGCATGCCCCCAAGCCCCATCACCGCTGCAATATTTGGTGCTGCAGCCATACTGGAAATTGTACATCCCGATTCCGAAATTGGGGAAAAATATGGTGAATTTTTCAAGGATAACAGTGCATATGTCGCAGGTTTAGGTGCAGTTGAAGCAGCTGGACTTCCTGAAAAACTCCATATCAGGGGAACTGGAGAAGAATACGACACTGCACACCTGGTAGGAGATTTGGGTGTTATACTGAAAGATATTGGAGGACCCTCAGTTATAGGTATGATGGCCTTTGAAGAAATGTTATCCTCCTTCGAAGAATCTCTTGCAATTGGTGCCGGTTTTTCTGGAGGACCACTGCAACCACCACTGGGTCACATGACAGCAGATGCTGTGTTGGCCATGAAAGTTCTCATAAG
Proteins encoded in this window:
- a CDS encoding bifunctional N(6)-L-threonylcarbamoyladenine synthase/serine/threonine protein kinase, yielding MICIGLEGTAEKTGVGIVDSEGNILALQGRALLPEKGGIHPREAAEHHAQNLVPLIKKSLEEANLGLEDLDMVAFARGPGLGPALRTVATAARSLALSLDVPIVGVNHCIGHIEIGRLTTGCQDPLTLYVSGGNTQVTAFDSGRYQIFGETLDIAIGNCLDQFARTVGLGHPGGPRVEELALASDNYLKLPYTVKGMDLSFSGLLTAAIRKYESGARLEDVCYSLQETAFSMLVEVTERALAHSKKSEVLLVGGVAANQRLRQMLEVMTHEHYADFFMPEMRYCGDNGAMNAWLGLLMHQKGLKHQQGRKHDITDTHVIQRYRTDQVDVPWMEKSTRKLELPAEMVAKGAEANIYSDQYLDEDVLVKKRVVKGYRIKEIDTHLRRKRIKNEAKLLGEAKRCGVVTPLIFDVDLNESALTMEKVNGTEVKELFSGENSLDLSEIKSISRIIGENVARLHDCGIIHGDLTTSNLILSENRDSVVFIDFGLGKISHLVEDKGVDLLVFKKAINGIHHDISQECFDSIIKGYEGAQDYQQIVAKIEEIEGRGRYT